Within the uncultured Draconibacterium sp. genome, the region CGGGGCCGTCCATTGAAAGATCGATGGAGTAATTGTCGTTGTAACCGTCGTTGTTGGGCGAAAAAGCTTCCGGCTGAAAAGTTACCGAGATTTTCTGCGCTTCCTCATTCATATATTGTGAGTTCTGGTAGCCGGGAGTTCCATAACCCGCTTGTGTGGAAGCCGAATGCCAGTTCCGTGTGTCGTTTGTTGGCTGCGTAAAGGAAATACGTTCGAGTGAAATCCCTTCGCGGTCGTAAAAAATTGGCGAGTGCATTTTTTCGTAGTAGAAAAATTCGTCGATAATTTCCATTTCGTTATTCAGCAAAACAACGTAATCATCATCGTTATTAAACGACGGGAATTTTTCCATCTGTAGAAAACATTCGGAACAAGAAATGGTAAACCAAGGGAAAACGTCCAGTGTGTCTTTGGTTAATGCCAAATATTCCTTGGGTAGAAGTTTTTTTCGTTCGCTGGTGAGTGCATAAACCTGGGTAAGCTCCAAATTGTTGTCGCGCGAAGCAAGGTAAAGTTTATTCAAAGGGATTTCTGTCTCCGAGTTATTATAAATTTCTACATAATCTTCACCATCGGGAACAGGATTAAAAAGTACTTCGTTTAAAACAAGGTCTCCAGGATTAATGATCACTGGATTTTTTTCTTCACCCGAAACAATTACTTCATCCAATATTACTTTGTTTGATGAATAATGATTGTTCATATAAACCACTATTTGCAATTCAGTTCCATCAAGTCCGGTTTGTTCTGCAATCGCTTGTCCCCAGTTCCCGCGATTATTGCCGTTCGTCTCAAAGGTTTGTTTTTCACCTTGATCGAGAATAAAAAATGCTTTCAGGTATTTGTTTTCTTTATTATCACTGCTCCCGGTTTCATTGGCATTAAAATGAATATTAATGTTTTTGTATTCTGAGATGTCGATAATTTCCGATTGCCAAACTACCTCACCGTTAATATCGCAACACTCAAAACGCCCACCCGAAGTTGAAACTGTTTTGGCATAATCATCCTCGTTTTCAAGCGCTACCTGGCTGTAATCGATTGTCCATTTTGTGACTCCTGAAAAGTCAGAAATAATGCTTGTTTCATCACTATTTCCCCAAACGCCCTTGTCGGGAACCGAAAAACTTTCGTGCCAGATTTCCTGAGCATTTAGTGGGCTGAAAAACAGGATGAAAGAGTATGTTAATAATTTTAGAAGATTGGGTTTCATCGCATTTACAATTAGAAGCAAAATACTAACTTTGACGCACATTTAGACAGAAAAAGACTTTAAATTTTAAAAAAATCGAAGAAACATGAAAGTTGCAATTGTTGGAGTGAGCGGCGCTGTTGGACAGGAGTTCCTGAAAGTGCTTGCTGAAAGAGATTTCCCTATGGACGAGTTGGTAATTTTTGGATCGGCAAGAAGTGCCGGTAAAACTTACGAATTTAAGGGGAAACAGCTTACAGTTAAAGAACTCAAGCACGGCGACGATTTTAAAGATATTGATATTGCGTTAACTTCAGCCGGAGCAGGTGTTTCGAAAGAATATGCTGAAACCATAACTAAACACGGGGCAATTATGATCGACAACTCTAGCGCATTCCGCTACGTTGACGATGTTCCGCTGGTAGTTCCTGAAGTAAATCCTGAAGATTCGAAAGTTCGTCCGCGCAATATTATTGCCAACCCGAACTGTTCAACCATTCAGATGGTGGTTGCGTTGAAACCGATCGAAGATCTGTCGAAGATAAAACGTGTTCGCGTGGCTACTTACCAGGCAGCAAGTGGTGCCGGTGCACAAGGAATTGCGGAGTTGGAAGATCAGGTGAAAGCCGTTGCAGAAGATAAACCTGTGAAAGTGGAGAAATTCTCACATCAGCTGGCTATGAATATTATCCCGCACATTGATGTTTTTCTGGATAATGATTACACCAAGGAAGAGATGAAAATGAACTGGGAAACCAAAAAAATTATGCATACCGATGCTGAGGTTAGCGCAACTTGTGTGCGTATTCCGGTGGCACGTGCACACTCTGAAGCTATTTGGGTAGAGACTGAAAAACCATTGACTGCGGAGGCAGTAACAAAGGCTTTCGAAGCATTTGAAGGTTTAACAGTGATCGATAATCCGGCGAAAAACGAGTATCCAATGCCATTATTCGTATCGGGTAAAGACGATGTTTATGTTGGTCGTATCCGCCAGGATGTGACTGATCCGAACAGTATTACTTTTTGGTGTGTTGGCGACCAGATTAAAAAAGGTGCGGCACTAAACGCAGTGCAGATTGCTGAGTGGCTGGTAGCTAATGGTGAAGTTTAATTGAGTGATAAAAAATAAAAGTGCGAAAGTGCTCACCATAAAAAAGCCCGGAGGATTTATTTCTTCCGGGCTTTTTTGTTTTTCGTCATGCTGAACTTGTTTCAGCATCTTCTTGTAAGAGATCCTGAAACAAGTTCAGGGTGACGTCCTGTTATATCTAAATTTTCTAATTGATCATATCGAAACCAGTAAAAGGAACCAGTGCCTCAGGAATTTTAATTCCTTCAGGAGTTTGGTTGTTTTCGAGCAGTGCCGCAACAATACGTGGTAATGCCAGTGCACTTCCATTAAGCGTATGTGCGATTTGTGGCTTTTTCACACCTTCTTCGCGGAAACGTAATTTCAGGCGGTTGGCCTGGAACGATTCGAAGTTGGAAACCGAACTTACTTCCAGCCATTTTCCCTGTGCTGCCGAAAATACCTCGAAATCGAAAGTTAAGGCCGATGTAAAACTGATATCGCCACCACACAAACGAAGAACGCGGTAAGGCAAACCAAGTTTGGCAACCAAACCTTCAACATGCGCTACCATCCCATCCAAAATCTCGTATGATTTTTCAGGATGTGCGATTTGTACAATTTCCACTTTATCGAACTGGTGCAGGCGGTTTAAACCACGAACATCTTTACCATACGAACCGGCTTCGCGACGGAAACAGGCACTATAAGCGGTGTTTTTATAAGGCAGATCTTTGGCATCCAGAATTACATCGCGGTAAATATTAGTTACCGGAACTTCTGCTGTTGGAATCAGGTACAGGTTGTCTTCGGTAATGTGGTACATCTGCCCCTCTTTATCAGGTAACTGACCGGTTCCAAAACCCGATGCTTCGTTAACTGCCAGCGGTGGTTGAATTTCTTCGTAACCGGCTTTTGAAGCTTCGGCTAAAAAGAAATTAATCAAAGCGCGTTGTAATTGTGCTCCTTTTCCACGGTAAACCGGAAATCCGGCTCCGGTAAGTTTTACACCCAATTCAAAATCAATCAGGTTATATTTGGCTGCCAATTCCCAGTGTGGCAAAGCTTTTTCATCCATGCTCGGAATGTCGCCAACTTGTTTTACCACCTCGTTGTCCTCTTCTCCTTTTCCGGCAGGAACCGACTCGTGAGGCAAGTTAGGCAGTTGAACCTGCAAATCGTAAACCTTTTCCTCGATAGCTGCAAAATCAGTATCGAAGTTTTTAATGTTTTCTTTTAGTTCGGCAGTTCGTGCTTTTGCTGCGTTGGCCTCTTCTTGTTTGCCTTCGCGGAACAGCATTCCAATTTCTTTCGAAATTTTATTCATTTCTGCTTTTGCTGAATCAGCCTCGCTTTGCAGTTTATTTTTCTGCGTGTAAAGATTTATGATGTTTGAAACAATTTCCGAAGCATCGAAATTCTTGCATTTTAGTTTTTCTACTACTAACTCCGGATTGTCTTGAATAAATTTTAAATTGAGCATAGCTTTCTGTTTTTTTATGCAGCGCAAATGTAATAGGAAAAGTTTAAAGTTCAGAATTCACCCCGTGAAATAAGTCGAAGACTTAATGCTATGCATAATTTCACGGGGTAAAGTTCAGAGTTTCGGGTTCAGGGTTTAAAGTTTAAAGAAAAGTTGAGAGTAACGGAATGTTCGGATATAACTTATTGTAATCCGAATGCCAGTTTTATTCCTTCAACCACCATTCCGGTTCCCATAATAGCAAGAATTAATCCCATTAATTTCCCGATAACGGTTATGAGGTGGGGGCCAATTTTTTTCACAATGTAATCGCTTAACGAAAAAGCCAGGTAGGTGAGGTAGGCCATCAATCCGAAAATTGCAATTACAATGGCAATGTGCAGGTAGTTGGTGTTGGTAACATTATTCATCGCAGTAACAATGGTTCCGGGGCCGGCAAGAATAGGAATAGCCAGTGGCGAAATGGAAATACTGTCATCTTCCTGCACCTCTTTCGATCCGTGAATTTTAGATTTCTGCGAAAGAAGCATTTCGAAACCTACATAAAAGATCAGGATTCCGCCGGTAATTTTAAAGGCAGGAATGGTAATTCCGAACAATTCGAAAATATATTTACCAAGAATAACAAAACTGGCTACAATAATAAACGCGGTGATGGTTGCTTGTTTCGCAATTACCTTTTTTGTTTTTTTATCATGACCTTCGGCAAGGCCAAGGAATATCGGCGTATTGGCAATGGGGTTCATTATGGCAAAAAAGCCGGTAAAAACGGACAGCGAAAATGTAAGTAGGTTTTGATCCATCTTTTCAATTTTGATTTCGATCAAAGATACAACTTTGGATTTTTGTCGACCGAAAACCATAAAAAAACTCCTGCCGTTACCGACAAGAGTTTCGTATTTCCTTTGAGGGAGGTTAAACCCTCTGGTTTATCAATATCTTAAGCTAAAACTTTAGCTTCTTCAATCCAGGGTTGTGGATCTTTAGAAGCGTAGCGGCTTCCTGCTGCTTCAAGAACTTTCTGAATTGCTTCAACAGATGCTGCAGCAACTTCAGCGTAAGTTGTAAAACCACCTTCAGTTAATACTTCAGCCAATTTTGGTCCTACACCAGTTAATTTTGTAAGATCGTCGCCTCCAGCTGCTGCTTTTGCTTCAGCTTTAGGAGCTTCTTCTTTTACTTCTTCAACAACCGGAGCAGCTTCTTTTTTAGGAGCAGCTTTTGCAGGAGCTTCAGCAACTGCAACATCAGCGTCTACAATCGGAGCTACCGATACGTATGAGCGGTTGTTTCTTTTCTTTCTAAATACAACAGTTCCGTCGATCAATGCAAATAAAGTATGGTCTTTACCAATACCTACATTGTCTCCAGGGAAATGTTGAGTACCACGCTGGCGAACAATAATATTACCAGCTTTAGCAAACTGACCTCCGTATACTTTTACTCCCAGTCGTTTACTTTCCGATTCGCGTCCGTTTTTCGAACTACCTACACCTTTTTTGTGAGCCATGGTAAATTTTTTTTATTCGTTATCCAACAATAGTTTCTACTTGAATCTGAGTAAATTGCTGACGGTGACCATTCATTTTTTGATAGCCTTTACGACGTTTCTTTTTGAATACTATCACTTTGTCACCTTTCACATGTTCCAGCACTTTGGCTGTAATTTTAGCACCTTTTACGGTTGGAGTTCCAACGGCTACTTTACCGTCGTTGTCAACCAACAATACTTTGTCGAAATCAACCGATGCACCTTCTTCTGCATCCAGGTGATGTACGAAAAGCTTCTTGTCTTTTTCTACTTTGAATTGCTGTCCTGCAATTTCAACAATCGCGTACATAATTTCACTTTTAATGTTTACACCGTCAGGCGGATATCGCATCGGATTTCACTTATTCGAGCCTGAACGATTCAAAATTCGGACTGCAAAAGTAGTTAATTTTAGATAATTAGCAAATTATTGGAAATAAATTACAACCTGATTTTTAAGCTTTTCAATACGAACTTTATTTATTCCTTTGTTTTAGCTTTCCTCAGTGATTCAACCCGAAAAACCCAGGTTCATAAAAATGGCGATCAGAATCACAAAGCCAAATACAAACACCAACATTAACAACAACTTATTAATACGATCTTGTTTTCTTTGCTGCTCAATGGTTTTTGCCAGTAAAATAAGGTTGTCATCATTCAGATCGGCCAGGCAATTATTAAGATGTTTTACATGATAATTCACCTGTGCCCGAAAAGTAAAATAATTAAATCCAATGCCCACAAGAATAAAAGCCGAAAACACCACTACATCAACCAGATCAAGCGGACGAACCTCTCCGTAAACACTATAGAAATACACCAGTGTTCCGGCTATGAAAACAAAGAGATAAGTGATTGAAATCGTCAACAGCGTGCTGTAAAAACGGGTTTTCAGATAGGCCAACATCGATGTAAGTTTATCGCGCGTTGTTTGGTCTTCATCTGCAATATCAGAAAAGCGCGTTAACATCTTCAGTTGAAACACAATCAATCCACCCAGCAAAACAATTCCGCTACTACAAATCATTATTACATTGACCGTTCCTGCATATAAAAAGATATCTATCACTAATACAATGGCAACAATGGTTTTTATAACTATGTCCATATAGATCATTTTTTTGATCATCCGGGCAGTGTTGTGTGATCTTCCCGATAGAAATTGTTCAATATTTGAAGATTTGTAATCCGAAGCTCCCATCAGGTAAGCTGCTTTGTTCCACATGTCTTTTAATTTTTTGTCGTTCATGGCTTTTTACTGAAGGTTGAAAATCATTTCTTCCAGTTTGTGTTTAATACGAACCAGCTTTACGCTTACATTCGTTTTCGAGATTCCCAGTATCGACGCAATTTCCTCGTAACTTTTTTCTTCCAACCAAAGCAGAATTAGCGCTTTGTCGATCCGGTTAAGTTTAGAAATGGCCCGGTACAGTAGTTTTACCTGTTCCTTCTCGTCAGAAGTTTCTGTTTCAATACGATCGTTGTGGTGCAGCTGCTCAAAATGAAGTTCCGTTTTCGCTTTCCGAACATTGCTGATTGCCGTGTTTAATGCCACCCGGTACATCCAGGTACTGAATTTCGACTGGCTCCGAAATCTTGGGTACGATCGCCAGAGTTGCAGGCAGATCTCCTGGAACAAGTCTTCGCGGTTTGATTGTCCATCGGCATAAATCCTCGTTATTTTGTGGATTATTGCCTGATGTTTTTCAATCAGCGCGCTAAATTCAGTTTTATTTACAATACGGTTTTTCATTTTTGCTCTTCACTCAGTAAGTCGCAAAAGCAGGTAAAAAACTACATATGAACTTTATTTTTTTACAGAAATTTATTTCGTTCGTATGTACGTTGCCTCTTAGTATTGGGTTTTGAGCAGTTCGAATATAGCTGTGTTTTGTTGAATTATAGTTGATAATAGTGTATTAAACCGGGCAGTTTAAGCTCATTATTTTGAAAACGGGCAAAATAAATGGAATGGAACCAAAATGATTATTATATTTGTTTGCATCGAAAAAAAGATACAGGGCAAACGTTAGTATGCAAAAAATACGCTTAAACATTTTAGGATTATCGGTAAGTCAGACCCAGTCGGGGGCTTACGCGTTGGTGTTGGCAGAAGAGGAGGGAGAACGCAGAATTCCTATAATTATCGGACCGGTTGAAGCACAGGCAATCGCCATTCAGCTGGAAGGACTAAAACCTCCGCGTCCACTTACTCACGATTTAATAAAAAACATGGCGCTGGCTTTCGATATCGCGTTACTGGAGGTTACCATATACAAATTGGAAGAAGGCATTTTTTATTCGGAACTCTTGTGCGAGATGAATGGCAAAGAGACCCGGATTGATTCGAGAACATCGGATGCAGTGGCTTTGGCACTGCGTTTCAGGTGCCCGATTTATACCTCGGAAGAAATTTTGCAGAAAGCCGGAATTGTATTGGAGTCAGATGATGAGAATTCTCCGGTACGAAGTATGATGGATGAAGAAGAGCCGGAAACAACAGGCTCTTCATATGCCCAGTATTCTACCAGTGATTTAGAGGAACTGCTGAATGAGGCTATCGAAGACGAGGATTATGAAAAGGCTTCGATAATTCGTGACGAATTGAATAAACGAGAGAAATAAATTAGAAACGCATAATTAATAATCACCCCTATTGCTACTTTATAGCGATTGTCCCCTCAAGGGGACAGGAGGACCAAAGGGACGACAGGGGTGAAAGGAAATGAAAAAACACTCAATGAAACGCATTATAATGTTGCTGGTAGTAATTACCGGCATTTTCTTTTTACAACCGCTGGCAGCACACGCCGGAGAAACAATACTTGCGGTAGCCGACGCAGCAGCTCAACAAACCGATACTTCAAATATCCTTTTGGCAAAAGAACGACAAACGCCTTTTTCAATTATGACCCTTTTTCGGGGATTGTTGGGAATGGTTGTGTTAGTTTTTGTCGGTTATATTTTTAGTTCCGATCGCCGTAACATTCCTTGGCGAACAGTAGGAATTGGTTTAGCGATGCAAATTTTGCTGGCCCTTGGTGTTTTGTATGTGCCTATTGTGCAGAGTGGTTTCGAGTTCTTCGGAAAGATATTTGTTAAAGTGCTCGACTTTACCAAAGAAGGCAGTACCTTTCTGCTTGGCGATTTAATGAATGCCGATACTTATGGTTATATTTTTCTTTTTCAGGTATTGCCAACAATTATATTCTTTTCGGCTTTAACCAGTTTGTTATTTTACTGGGGAATTATCCAAAAGATTGTATACGGGCTGGCGTGGGTGTTTACCAAGGTTCTGAGGATTTCGGGTGCAGAAGCGCTATCGGTTGCCGGAAATATCTTTCTGGGGCAAACCGAATCGCCACTAATGATTAAAGCCTACCTCGATAAAATGAGCAAATCGGAAATTCTGTTGGTAATGACCGGAGGAATGGCAACACTTGCCGGAGGTGTTTTAGCTGCATACATTGCTTTGCTAGGAGGCGACGATCCGCAACTTCGATTGGAATTTGCCAAGCACCTGCTCACTGCATCGGTAATGGCAGCTCCTGCAGCCATTGTATTCTCGAAAATGCTGGTTCCGCCAACTGATGCAATTAATAAAACCATTGATGTGAATCGCGATAAAATTGGAAGTAATGTTTTGGATGCCATTACAAACGGAACGACAGAAGGAGTAAAGCTAGCCGTAAATGTTGCTGCTATGCTTTTGGCTTTTATTGCGTTTATTGCCATGTTCAATTTTATATTTACCAAAGTGGGCGCCATCACACATTTAAATGATGTTATTGCCAATATTACCGATGGAAAATACAATGAGCTGTCGCTGCAATTTATATTGGGGTATACCTTTTCTCCAATTATGTGGCTGATTGGTGTGTGCCCTGAAGACATTGCGGTGGTTGGCCGTTTACTGGGAGAGAAACTCATTCTTACCGAATTTATCGGTTATGTTTCGCTGGCCGACCTAAAAGCCGCCGGAGCGTTTACCGAAACCAAATCGATTATTATGGCTACCTATATATTATGTGGTTTTGCCAACTTTTCATCAATCGGTATTCAGATTGGCGGAATTGGAGCGCTGGCACCAAAACGCCGGGTACTGCTTTCGCAATACGGAATGCGTGCACTACTTGCCGGAACATTGGCTTCGCTTATGAGTGCTACCATTATTGGAATGATTTTGGGCTAATATTAACTCAACTTTAACTGCTGGTTATTTAGAGCGAATTTAAAAATATGAGATTTGTCAGGATTTTTGGTCACTTTTTGTTGTTCTGACGTTTTTTCGAGGTGAGGTATTAACCCCATGAAAAATTGAAATACGCTTTTGCTTTTTTACTGAATAAAAAATTCACCCCTGCTTGAAATCTAAAAACTATAGTTGAAAACACTCTAGTCAGAAGTTGAACCCTGTTTCTTAAAATAATAAAAAATCCATTTGAAATGTTTTAAATTGTTGCAAAAGGGTGTTTTTTGATAGGAAAATGTTTTCTGGGAGGCATAAACTCTGTCAAATTATTAAGATCATATTCTATTTTTGGTCACCGAATTAAAAATCCTGATGAATATGATGTGACCTTTCCTAAAATAACGTGAGTTCGACCTAAGCGAAAGTGGAAACTTCAGTTTGTTCAACAATTTCATCCATTCTAAGGGTAGGTTTTTTAGGTAGGAATGAATAAGCGATTAAGCCTGAAAGCAAATTTGTCAGGAAGTTTTCAAAACTTCTGTGCCTGGTATGTTCTATTTGACAGATATTCTTCAGTTCATCATTAACCGTTTCAATTAATGCTCTTTTGCGAAGTAAAATTTTATCCTGAGTCAACATTAATGAGTTTTTCATGTTCTTGCGAATCTTGGTAATCAAATGAATACCATCAATAAACAAGTCGTGAAACAAATTTTTGGATATATAGCCTTTATCGGCGACTAACTTTTCGAATATTTTGTCATGAAAGTTTTTGTTTTTCAATGGTTCCCTGTCATCAACGTTACCTGGATTAAAAAGAAAGTCAAGGATTTCCCCCTTGTCATTAATTACAATGTGTAGTTTGAAACCGAAAAACCAGCCCATTGAGCATTGCCCCTTTGTGGCCAGCCCTTTAAAGGTCTGATGTTGAAACTCACGCCTTATATGACAAACCCGAATAGGAGTAGAATAGATAAACGAAACACCTGTACACTCGCCCAGACAACATAGTTGGAGAAACACAGCCATTGGCATTAAAGCCTTTTGTTGTAGTTCCACAAAACGGTTGTATGCTACCGTTTTCGGAAAGTCAGCTTGCATATGTTCCTGAACGTGCATGATGTAAAAATGCTTTAAACAACGGTATTTCTTTAGGTGAAACAAGATTACGATGGTTATAACCTCGCTATCGGACATGGTAAATTTACGCTTTCTTCGTTTTACAGAGGTTTTTTCAGTGAGGATGTGTCCCTCCTTGTTTTTTTCAAATTCTTTACAGAATTCGTCAACCAGATAGAAAATTTCGGTAATTTTAGAATCCATATTAGAACAGGGTTTTGTTTGTTATATATTTAAATGTGAGATACTTAAATATAATCAAAACCTTGTTTATTTTCTAATATATAATTGTATTTCTTACATCGAACTGACGTTAAAATAGCTTGACAGATTATTACTGTGCAAGTGTGCATCTGCCGGAAACATAAAGTCTACGCTGCGGTGAGGCCGTTTGTTGTTGTATTTGTAAACCGCAACTTTTGTGGCTTCGAATGCTGCATGGTAATCCCGGAATGTTTCGTTTAAATCGTATTCGTCCTTTAAAATTCCGTTAACGCGTTCAGCTATAGCATTTTCGTACGGATCGCCGTTTTCGGTCATCGAGATATTTATTTTCGAGCCCTTCAGGAAGTTTACATAGTCGTTACAACAGTATTGTATCCCCCGGTCTGAATGGTGGATAAGCCCCGGTTTTACTCCCTCGCCTGCAACTGCCATGCGCAGGGCGTTTAATGCCCCTTCGCTTGTAAGATCGGGCCAGAGGCACCAGCCTACTATCTTCTTCGAATAGGCATCGGTTACCAGAGAGAGGTAAACAAACCCTTTTTCGGTGCGGATATAGGTAATGTCGCTAACCCATAAGCGTCCAGAGCTGAATAGTTCTATCTCACGAATCAGGTTGGAATATTTACGGTAAAAATGGTTCTAATTCGTGGTTTTAGGCCCTCTTCTTTTACGTTTTACCAATAAACCGTGTTCACGCAAAAGGTAGTAGAATTTGTCACGTCCATATTTAATATTATGTTCCTGTAGTTGCGGCGCTATCAAGTGATGAAGTTTTTCGGCTCCCATTCGCTTGTGCTCTTTGCGCAACTCTTTTACCAATGTTAATATAAATACTTCCTGCATTTGAAGCCCCGACTGGCGCTTTCTGCTGTCGTACCAAGCCTGACGGCTAAACCCAAACAGTCCGCAC harbors:
- a CDS encoding helix-hairpin-helix domain-containing protein yields the protein MVDADVAVAEAPAKAAPKKEAAPVVEEVKEEAPKAEAKAAAGGDDLTKLTGVGPKLAEVLTEGGFTTYAEVAAASVEAIQKVLEAAGSRYASKDPQPWIEEAKVLA
- a CDS encoding nucleoside transporter C-terminal domain-containing protein — protein: MKRIIMLLVVITGIFFLQPLAAHAGETILAVADAAAQQTDTSNILLAKERQTPFSIMTLFRGLLGMVVLVFVGYIFSSDRRNIPWRTVGIGLAMQILLALGVLYVPIVQSGFEFFGKIFVKVLDFTKEGSTFLLGDLMNADTYGYIFLFQVLPTIIFFSALTSLLFYWGIIQKIVYGLAWVFTKVLRISGAEALSVAGNIFLGQTESPLMIKAYLDKMSKSEILLVMTGGMATLAGGVLAAYIALLGGDDPQLRLEFAKHLLTASVMAAPAAIVFSKMLVPPTDAINKTIDVNRDKIGSNVLDAITNGTTEGVKLAVNVAAMLLAFIAFIAMFNFIFTKVGAITHLNDVIANITDGKYNELSLQFILGYTFSPIMWLIGVCPEDIAVVGRLLGEKLILTEFIGYVSLADLKAAGAFTETKSIIMATYILCGFANFSSIGIQIGGIGALAPKRRVLLSQYGMRALLAGTLASLMSATIIGMILG
- a CDS encoding sigma-70 family RNA polymerase sigma factor — translated: MKNRIVNKTEFSALIEKHQAIIHKITRIYADGQSNREDLFQEICLQLWRSYPRFRSQSKFSTWMYRVALNTAISNVRKAKTELHFEQLHHNDRIETETSDEKEQVKLLYRAISKLNRIDKALILLWLEEKSYEEIASILGISKTNVSVKLVRIKHKLEEMIFNLQ
- a CDS encoding aspartate-semialdehyde dehydrogenase: MKVAIVGVSGAVGQEFLKVLAERDFPMDELVIFGSARSAGKTYEFKGKQLTVKELKHGDDFKDIDIALTSAGAGVSKEYAETITKHGAIMIDNSSAFRYVDDVPLVVPEVNPEDSKVRPRNIIANPNCSTIQMVVALKPIEDLSKIKRVRVATYQAASGAGAQGIAELEDQVKAVAEDKPVKVEKFSHQLAMNIIPHIDVFLDNDYTKEEMKMNWETKKIMHTDAEVSATCVRIPVARAHSEAIWVETEKPLTAEAVTKAFEAFEGLTVIDNPAKNEYPMPLFVSGKDDVYVGRIRQDVTDPNSITFWCVGDQIKKGAALNAVQIAEWLVANGEV
- a CDS encoding gliding motility-associated C-terminal domain-containing protein is translated as MKPNLLKLLTYSFILFFSPLNAQEIWHESFSVPDKGVWGNSDETSIISDFSGVTKWTIDYSQVALENEDDYAKTVSTSGGRFECCDINGEVVWQSEIIDISEYKNINIHFNANETGSSDNKENKYLKAFFILDQGEKQTFETNGNNRGNWGQAIAEQTGLDGTELQIVVYMNNHYSSNKVILDEVIVSGEEKNPVIINPGDLVLNEVLFNPVPDGEDYVEIYNNSETEIPLNKLYLASRDNNLELTQVYALTSERKKLLPKEYLALTKDTLDVFPWFTISCSECFLQMEKFPSFNNDDDYVVLLNNEMEIIDEFFYYEKMHSPIFYDREGISLERISFTQPTNDTRNWHSASTQAGYGTPGYQNSQYMNEEAQKISVTFQPEAFSPNNDGYNDNYSIDLSMDGPGYICNILIFDSAGRRLCKLADNTVLGTHEQILWNGEDEAGNHLPTGPYIVMVEVFNTDGTVERFKDGVVLTDRFE
- the serS gene encoding serine--tRNA ligase encodes the protein MLNLKFIQDNPELVVEKLKCKNFDASEIVSNIINLYTQKNKLQSEADSAKAEMNKISKEIGMLFREGKQEEANAAKARTAELKENIKNFDTDFAAIEEKVYDLQVQLPNLPHESVPAGKGEEDNEVVKQVGDIPSMDEKALPHWELAAKYNLIDFELGVKLTGAGFPVYRGKGAQLQRALINFFLAEASKAGYEEIQPPLAVNEASGFGTGQLPDKEGQMYHITEDNLYLIPTAEVPVTNIYRDVILDAKDLPYKNTAYSACFRREAGSYGKDVRGLNRLHQFDKVEIVQIAHPEKSYEILDGMVAHVEGLVAKLGLPYRVLRLCGGDISFTSALTFDFEVFSAAQGKWLEVSSVSNFESFQANRLKLRFREEGVKKPQIAHTLNGSALALPRIVAALLENNQTPEGIKIPEALVPFTGFDMIN
- the rplU gene encoding 50S ribosomal protein L21 gives rise to the protein MYAIVEIAGQQFKVEKDKKLFVHHLDAEEGASVDFDKVLLVDNDGKVAVGTPTVKGAKITAKVLEHVKGDKVIVFKKKRRKGYQKMNGHRQQFTQIQVETIVG
- a CDS encoding IS982 family transposase; its protein translation is MDSKITEIFYLVDEFCKEFEKNKEGHILTEKTSVKRRKRKFTMSDSEVITIVILFHLKKYRCLKHFYIMHVQEHMQADFPKTVAYNRFVELQQKALMPMAVFLQLCCLGECTGVSFIYSTPIRVCHIRREFQHQTFKGLATKGQCSMGWFFGFKLHIVINDKGEILDFLFNPGNVDDREPLKNKNFHDKIFEKLVADKGYISKNLFHDLFIDGIHLITKIRKNMKNSLMLTQDKILLRKRALIETVNDELKNICQIEHTRHRSFENFLTNLLSGLIAYSFLPKKPTLRMDEIVEQTEVSTFA
- a CDS encoding bifunctional nuclease family protein: MQKIRLNILGLSVSQTQSGAYALVLAEEEGERRIPIIIGPVEAQAIAIQLEGLKPPRPLTHDLIKNMALAFDIALLEVTIYKLEEGIFYSELLCEMNGKETRIDSRTSDAVALALRFRCPIYTSEEILQKAGIVLESDDENSPVRSMMDEEEPETTGSSYAQYSTSDLEELLNEAIEDEDYEKASIIRDELNKREK
- a CDS encoding MarC family protein, with the protein product MDQNLLTFSLSVFTGFFAIMNPIANTPIFLGLAEGHDKKTKKVIAKQATITAFIIVASFVILGKYIFELFGITIPAFKITGGILIFYVGFEMLLSQKSKIHGSKEVQEDDSISISPLAIPILAGPGTIVTAMNNVTNTNYLHIAIVIAIFGLMAYLTYLAFSLSDYIVKKIGPHLITVIGKLMGLILAIMGTGMVVEGIKLAFGLQ